GCGCCGCGCTGAGGGCGGCGGCCAGGAGAAGGCCGGGCAGACCGAGTTCGATGCCGATCTGAAGCCAGTCGTTGTGCGTGTAGAAGAGGTTCGTCAGCCCTGCGAATTTTGGCATGGCCACGGCGGAATACGCTTCGTTGAAGTTGCCCAGGCCCACGCCCGTGAGCGGGTTGTCTCGGAGCAGCGGCAGGCTGGAGCTGAAGATGTCCAGGCGCATCTTCAGCTCCTCGAAGCTGACGAAGCGTTGCAGGACGTGGCTCGTGCCGATGAAGGCCAGGGCCAGCAGCACCGGGATGGAGCCGAGGAGCGCGAACCGCGTGACCCGGATGCGGGAGCGGGCGGCCGCGCCCGCCAGGGCCAGGACGGCTCCGGCCAGGAGCGCGCTGATCATGCCGCCCCTGGAACCCGTCAGAAAGAGGGTCGTGATGAGCAGGACGGGAACCAGGAATCCGGCGTCGGCTTGCAGCCGCACCACCAGCGGCACGCCGTTTCGCGAGCGGGCGCGGGCCTTGTGCCGGACGCGGCCCCGCAGCCAGACGGCAAGGGCCAGGGAAACCGGGATGCAGAGTTCCAGGAACCCCGCGAGATGGTTCCGGTTCAGGTATGTTCCGGTGACGAAGCCGGGATGCAGGGTGTTTTCCCACCACCAGATGCTCTGTCGCGGACCGAAGGTCTGGTAGGTGCCGTAAAAGCATTGGAAGAGGCCCATGGCCACGATGCAGAAGGCCAGGGTCCGGACGCGCTCGGTGGTGCGCAGCGTGGCGCAGGCGATGAAGAAGAGAAACAGCGCCGGAGCGTATTTGACGATGTCGTCCAGCGTGCGTTGCGGGTCGATGGAAAGAGGAATCCAGCCGGGCCCGTCCGTGACGCCGTTGAGCGTCAGCAGATCCCAGCGGGCTGCCCCGGCAGGGGAGAGCGCCCGGACCAGCCAGGGCGGAAGGGGCACGAGCTGGAGCAGCGGCAGAAGGCCGAAGAGCAGGAGCAGCACGGCCAGCCTGGCGGGCACGACGACGGGCCGGAAGACGACGGCTCTTTCGTCGGGCAGCCGCGCTATCCAGCAGCGCGAGGCGAACAGGACCAGCAGAAGCGCGGCGCAGCCGATGGAGGTGGGCGTCTGCGCGTTCAGGTAGACGCCGCCGAAGGCCAGCTGGTTGAATGCCAGGATGGCGAGCATTCCGTAAAACAGCAGAGAGTCGGCGAGAACGAGCGGCAGCGGCGGGCGCGGCGCGGCGACGTGTCTGCGGGTTCGGCGCGGGGCGGACATCGTGTCTGGACCCTGCTCAGACCGCAAGACGGATCGGGCTGCCCGCGGCCTTGGCGGGCGCGCCGCGGTTCTGCGGCAGCTCCTCGCCCAGGAGCACGGCCAGGGGGTTGTCGCGGACGAGCAGGCAGGCTTCCTCCTCGCTTTTCAGG
This sequence is a window from Paucidesulfovibrio longus DSM 6739. Protein-coding genes within it:
- a CDS encoding O-antigen ligase family protein, which codes for MSAPRRTRRHVAAPRPPLPLVLADSLLFYGMLAILAFNQLAFGGVYLNAQTPTSIGCAALLLVLFASRCWIARLPDERAVVFRPVVVPARLAVLLLLFGLLPLLQLVPLPPWLVRALSPAGAARWDLLTLNGVTDGPGWIPLSIDPQRTLDDIVKYAPALFLFFIACATLRTTERVRTLAFCIVAMGLFQCFYGTYQTFGPRQSIWWWENTLHPGFVTGTYLNRNHLAGFLELCIPVSLALAVWLRGRVRHKARARSRNGVPLVVRLQADAGFLVPVLLITTLFLTGSRGGMISALLAGAVLALAGAAARSRIRVTRFALLGSIPVLLALAFIGTSHVLQRFVSFEELKMRLDIFSSSLPLLRDNPLTGVGLGNFNEAYSAVAMPKFAGLTNLFYTHNDWLQIGIELGLPGLLLAAALSAALIAACFRSWDMPSRALNRGMARAVSFFFVSIALHNLVDFNFHVPANLFCFAAVCALPLLFLTAPLQSAEETAPDQGRSARRGRALLQPGLALGLLALASVCAWQADLRLRAETLHPVRENMTRPLAVLPKERLTRSLEVEPGNPNRIRELGKLYLFAASGDPRLDAFTLRTAAGYFKQAARLQPSNEENWFYLYLCAINAPDLLYEEYKAAEHYLDTVLMLAPRNPQIFFSLALANYALEERAYFEEDKRRYHAAAFAYLRRAAAGSEEWKDLGIWRDHRNMLPALVRTDRERAELTEAAEHEWLVRSLRHWFRAQ